One window of Chamaesiphon minutus PCC 6605 genomic DNA carries:
- a CDS encoding cysteine synthase A, with amino-acid sequence MDIKYGFSKAIGNTPLIRLNSFSDATGCEILGKAEFLNPGGSVKDRAALYIIEDAERRGILKPGGTVVEGTAGNTGIGLAHICNAKGYKCLIIIPDTQSAEKIEALRTLGAEVRTVPAVPYKDPNNYVKLSGRVAAEMENAIWANQFENLANRLAHYETTGPEIWAQTDGKIDGWVASTGTGGTFAGVSMFLKEKNPQIKSIVADPMGSGLYSYVKTGTITLEGSSITEGIGNSRITGNMEGAPIDDAIQIPDRECIEVVYQLLRKDGLFMGGSVGINVAAAVRLAKQMGPGHTIVTILCDGGARYQSRIFDRAWLATKGLSID; translated from the coding sequence ATGGATATCAAATACGGCTTTTCAAAAGCAATCGGCAACACCCCATTAATTCGGCTCAATAGCTTTAGCGATGCCACCGGATGTGAAATTTTAGGTAAAGCTGAATTTCTCAATCCTGGTGGTTCCGTCAAAGATCGGGCGGCTTTATATATCATCGAAGATGCCGAGCGGCGCGGCATCCTCAAACCAGGTGGTACCGTCGTTGAAGGTACGGCTGGTAATACTGGCATCGGACTGGCGCATATTTGCAATGCTAAGGGCTATAAATGCCTGATTATCATCCCCGACACCCAGTCAGCAGAAAAAATAGAAGCATTACGCACCCTCGGCGCAGAAGTCCGCACAGTGCCCGCAGTACCCTACAAAGATCCGAATAATTATGTCAAATTGTCCGGTCGTGTCGCGGCGGAAATGGAAAACGCGATCTGGGCAAATCAATTTGAAAATCTTGCCAATCGTCTAGCACATTACGAAACAACTGGGCCAGAAATTTGGGCGCAAACCGATGGCAAAATCGATGGTTGGGTAGCTTCGACGGGCACGGGAGGAACATTTGCAGGCGTATCGATGTTTCTCAAAGAAAAAAATCCGCAGATAAAAAGTATCGTCGCCGATCCGATGGGAAGTGGGTTATATAGTTATGTTAAGACTGGTACGATTACCCTCGAAGGCAGTTCGATAACTGAGGGCATCGGAAATAGTCGGATTACGGGCAACATGGAAGGCGCGCCTATCGATGATGCGATCCAAATCCCCGATCGAGAATGTATCGAAGTCGTCTATCAACTCCTCCGCAAAGATGGCTTATTTATGGGTGGTTCGGTAGGAATTAACGTCGCTGCCGCAGTCAGACTGGCCAAACAAATGGGGCCAGGACATACAATCGTGACGATCTTATGCGATGGTGGTGCCCGCTATCAATCCCGCATCTTCGATCGAGCCTGGTTGGCAACTAAAGGTTTGAGTATCGATTAA
- a CDS encoding nucleotidyltransferase domain-containing protein — protein METDRTVAVDIDPTITAKLQQLAIAEQLTILYACESGSRAWGFPSPDSDYDVRFIYLRPLAWYLSIDDRPDTVDLPVNSLLDINGWDLRKALKLFKGSNSAIYEWIQSPIVYADRTHLPQELLNLASNYYSCRAGIHHYLNMTIGCYREHLQFDTVKLKKYFYALRPILAAKWIITYQTFPPMVLSKLMELISDRRDIVAEIDRLLTIKATANESTIIAPIPLLNEFIRSEIENCELAVKLISKVNTNSDNLDLLFQQYALNSN, from the coding sequence ATGGAAACAGACAGGACAGTAGCGGTAGATATCGATCCTACCATCACCGCTAAGTTGCAGCAACTTGCGATCGCGGAGCAGCTAACTATTCTCTATGCTTGTGAATCGGGGAGCCGTGCGTGGGGATTTCCTTCGCCAGATAGCGACTACGATGTACGATTTATCTATCTGCGTCCATTAGCATGGTATTTATCGATCGACGATCGTCCAGACACGGTCGATCTTCCTGTCAATTCATTACTAGATATTAATGGTTGGGATCTGCGTAAAGCTTTAAAATTATTTAAAGGCTCTAACTCGGCAATTTATGAATGGATTCAATCGCCAATTGTCTATGCCGATCGTACTCATCTTCCTCAAGAATTACTAAATTTAGCGAGTAATTATTATTCCTGTCGCGCGGGAATACATCATTATCTAAATATGACGATCGGCTGCTATCGCGAACATCTACAATTTGATACTGTCAAGTTGAAGAAGTATTTTTATGCCCTCCGTCCGATTTTAGCTGCCAAATGGATTATTACTTATCAAACATTTCCGCCAATGGTTTTGAGTAAATTGATGGAATTAATTAGCGATCGTCGAGATATCGTAGCTGAGATAGATCGACTATTAACAATTAAAGCAACTGCCAATGAATCCACCATAATTGCCCCCATTCCGCTCCTCAATGAGTTTATTCGATCGGAAATAGAAAATTGCGAATTAGCAGTAAAATTAATTTCTAAAGTCAATACTAACTCTGATAATCTCGATCTTCTATTTCAGCAATACGCTTTAAATAGTAATTAG
- the ispF gene encoding 2-C-methyl-D-erythritol 2,4-cyclodiphosphate synthase, which produces MNIRIGNGYDIHRLVSDRPLILGGVKIEHELGLLGHSDADVLTHAIMDAMLGALSLGDIGHYFPPTDAKWAGADSIELLKQVNTLIIDRGWQISNLDTVVVAERPKLKPHINSMRDRLAKALQLSPEQVGVKATTNEKLDATGREEGICAYAVVLLTNPSS; this is translated from the coding sequence ATGAACATCCGGATCGGCAATGGTTATGATATTCATCGCCTCGTTTCAGATCGTCCCCTCATTTTAGGTGGTGTCAAAATCGAGCACGAGTTGGGCTTGCTGGGACACAGCGATGCCGATGTCCTCACTCATGCCATTATGGATGCGATGCTGGGTGCGCTGAGTCTGGGCGATATCGGACATTATTTTCCGCCTACTGACGCCAAATGGGCGGGTGCTGATAGTATCGAACTCCTCAAACAAGTCAATACTCTAATTATCGATCGCGGCTGGCAAATTAGTAATCTCGACACGGTTGTCGTCGCCGAACGTCCCAAGCTCAAGCCCCATATTAATTCTATGCGCGATCGATTGGCGAAAGCTCTCCAATTATCGCCGGAACAAGTCGGTGTCAAAGCTACTACCAATGAGAAGTTAGACGCGACAGGAAGAGAAGAGGGGATTTGTGCGTATGCAGTAGTTTTATTGACTAACCCAAGTTCCTAG
- a CDS encoding tetratricopeptide repeat protein yields the protein MIWRWLVGIVAIVLILLTPISSGLAQPAPTDVTDAQFELGDKLRTQAFTATNEGDFAKAEQYWTKLIELFPQNPAIWSNRGNSRVSQNKLNEAITDFNKSIELLPDRPDAYLNRGTALEGLGKWNEAIADYQYILSIDPKDAMAYNNLGNAYAGLGEWDKAIKNYVKASEIAPDFAFARANYALALYQNGETAEAIRNMKNIVRKYRDFPDVRAALSAALWQDGQRGEAESNWVAVIGLDSRYKDLDWVRNTRRWPPNMVAALEKFLKLQ from the coding sequence ATGATTTGGCGTTGGTTGGTGGGTATTGTGGCGATCGTGCTAATCTTGTTAACTCCAATTAGTTCTGGTTTAGCACAGCCAGCACCGACTGATGTTACCGACGCTCAATTCGAGCTGGGTGATAAGTTACGTACCCAAGCTTTTACCGCTACTAATGAGGGAGATTTTGCCAAAGCAGAACAGTATTGGACGAAATTGATCGAGCTGTTCCCGCAGAATCCGGCAATCTGGAGCAACCGGGGCAATTCCCGCGTCAGTCAGAATAAATTGAATGAAGCAATTACCGATTTTAATAAGTCGATCGAGTTATTACCAGATCGTCCCGATGCTTATCTCAATCGCGGCACGGCTTTAGAAGGTTTGGGTAAATGGAATGAAGCGATCGCTGACTATCAGTATATCCTCTCGATCGATCCTAAAGATGCGATGGCTTACAATAATTTAGGTAATGCCTATGCAGGTTTGGGCGAGTGGGATAAGGCAATTAAAAATTATGTCAAAGCGTCAGAAATTGCACCTGATTTTGCATTCGCACGGGCTAATTATGCCCTAGCTTTATATCAGAATGGTGAGACGGCAGAAGCAATCCGCAACATGAAAAATATCGTCAGAAAATATCGCGATTTTCCAGATGTACGGGCGGCATTGAGTGCAGCTTTATGGCAAGATGGTCAACGCGGTGAAGCTGAAAGTAATTGGGTTGCTGTGATTGGCTTGGATAGTCGGTATAAGGATTTAGATTGGGTCAGAAATACTCGCCGTTGGCCGCCAAATATGGTGGCGGCGTTAGAAAAATTCTTGAAATTGCAGTAA
- a CDS encoding DedA family protein, with translation MVEWINNLMGSLGYWGIGLLMFLENLFPPIPSELIMPLAGFTVAQGKMNFGLAVLAGTVGTMAGTYAWYYLGRLVNYQRLQTWTERYGKWIGVTAKDIDRVNDWFNKYGVRAVFFGRMVPGIRTLISLPAGMNQMPFISFTIYSTIGTSIWTLALTAAGFLLGDNYASIEGYLAPVSKLVVFGLLGLLGYAIFKKMRSRN, from the coding sequence ATGGTGGAATGGATTAATAACTTAATGGGCAGTTTGGGATACTGGGGTATCGGGCTGCTAATGTTCTTAGAAAATCTCTTTCCGCCAATTCCATCCGAGTTAATTATGCCTTTGGCTGGCTTTACAGTTGCTCAAGGTAAAATGAATTTTGGTCTGGCTGTGCTGGCGGGTACCGTTGGCACGATGGCAGGCACTTATGCTTGGTATTATCTAGGCCGACTGGTCAATTATCAGAGATTACAGACTTGGACGGAGCGGTATGGCAAATGGATCGGCGTAACTGCCAAAGATATCGATCGAGTCAATGATTGGTTTAATAAATATGGAGTCAGAGCCGTCTTTTTTGGACGGATGGTACCGGGAATTAGGACGCTGATTTCGCTGCCCGCAGGGATGAATCAGATGCCGTTTATCTCTTTTACCATTTATTCAACGATCGGCACCTCGATCTGGACGCTAGCCTTAACTGCGGCGGGATTTCTGCTGGGCGATAACTATGCCTCGATCGAAGGATATTTAGCTCCAGTTTCTAAACTAGTCGTGTTTGGACTATTAGGTTTGCTCGGGTATGCCATCTTCAAGAAAATGCGCTCCAGAAATTAA
- a CDS encoding potassium channel family protein → MSQSLERQSFSFFRNLRPNKARQFAVIGLGRFGRAVCETLHKAGYEVLGTDINEKRVDDILASGLAAHALVIDSTNPLSLKEAGIFEFDTVIVSIGNYLQESIITTLNLKEAGVTNVIAKASSEVHAKLLQKVGADRVVLPEYEAGCNLAQTLVRPGLLESLDLDPEHSIVEIKVPESFYGKTILELQLRSDYGINVLAIGQSKNFDINPKPDRRLQQNDVLVVIGNKRDLDRLPL, encoded by the coding sequence ATGTCACAGTCACTAGAACGCCAATCTTTTAGCTTTTTTCGCAATTTAAGACCCAATAAAGCCCGTCAGTTTGCGGTAATTGGATTAGGTCGATTTGGACGAGCGGTCTGTGAAACGTTACACAAAGCTGGATATGAAGTCCTGGGCACAGATATCAATGAAAAACGTGTAGACGACATTTTAGCATCAGGACTGGCAGCTCACGCGCTGGTCATTGACTCCACCAATCCATTATCCTTAAAGGAGGCCGGGATATTTGAGTTCGATACGGTCATCGTATCGATCGGGAATTACCTGCAAGAAAGTATCATCACGACGCTAAATCTTAAAGAAGCTGGCGTTACCAATGTTATTGCCAAAGCCTCCTCTGAAGTTCATGCCAAACTGCTGCAAAAAGTTGGAGCCGATCGAGTAGTATTACCAGAATACGAAGCAGGCTGCAACCTAGCTCAGACGCTAGTGAGACCGGGACTTTTAGAAAGCTTGGATTTAGACCCCGAACACAGTATTGTCGAGATTAAAGTGCCCGAATCTTTTTATGGCAAAACGATCTTGGAGTTACAACTGCGGAGCGATTATGGTATTAACGTGTTAGCGATCGGCCAATCTAAAAATTTTGATATCAATCCCAAACCCGATCGTCGTCTCCAGCAAAATGATGTATTGGTTGTCATTGGTAATAAACGGGATCTCGATCGATTGCCACTCTAA
- a CDS encoding TrkH family potassium uptake protein, with amino-acid sequence MTVSRSICLGFMAVISFGALLLMLPISTSNGQWNDPIVALFTATSAVCVTGHVVVDTATYFSRLGQLAILLLIQVGGLGYMTVTTFLLLLLGRRFGLKDKVAIQQSLDRRSLQGSTQILQSIVATTMLFELTGAFLLLLVFVPDLGWQKGLWFALFHSISAWNNAGFGLFSDNLVGYQGSWLVNGVITGLIIFGGIGYEVILELYLRGRARLQCQRSGISRSLNFQVAVSTTLFLLLGGTLAIWAIEIRNPQTLGALSFPQQVLAAWFQSVTSRTAGFNTIDISKMTTAGLFVTIALMLVGGSPGGTAGGIKTTTARLLASCTYAILRGKESVILYRRQVPNSLLLKAIAVTFGSLLTVVFATMAIALADPKLDFIRILFEVVSAFATVGLSTGITAGLTPFSKLVLIATMYIGRVGILLLIAALLGDPRTTTVKYPEESLLVG; translated from the coding sequence ATGACGGTTTCACGCAGTATTTGCCTAGGGTTTATGGCGGTTATCTCGTTCGGCGCGCTGCTATTGATGCTGCCGATTTCGACGAGTAACGGCCAATGGAATGACCCGATCGTCGCTTTGTTTACGGCCACGTCCGCAGTCTGTGTGACAGGGCATGTTGTCGTCGATACAGCCACTTATTTCTCCCGATTGGGGCAGTTGGCGATCTTGCTGCTAATTCAGGTTGGCGGGTTGGGTTATATGACAGTGACCACCTTTTTACTATTGTTGCTGGGTCGTAGATTCGGTCTCAAGGACAAAGTGGCCATTCAGCAATCGCTCGATCGGCGATCGCTTCAAGGTAGTACTCAGATTCTCCAGTCGATCGTGGCGACAACCATGTTATTTGAACTAACGGGGGCTTTTTTGTTACTACTGGTATTCGTCCCCGATCTCGGCTGGCAGAAAGGACTTTGGTTCGCACTCTTCCATAGTATCAGTGCCTGGAATAATGCCGGATTTGGACTATTCTCGGATAATTTAGTCGGCTATCAGGGTTCCTGGCTGGTAAATGGGGTGATTACGGGACTGATTATTTTTGGCGGGATCGGTTATGAAGTAATTTTAGAGCTATATCTGAGGGGACGAGCGCGACTGCAATGCCAGAGGAGCGGGATTTCTCGATCGCTCAATTTTCAGGTGGCGGTGAGTACGACCCTGTTTCTATTGCTGGGCGGAACGTTGGCAATTTGGGCGATCGAAATTAGGAATCCTCAAACTTTAGGCGCGCTGAGTTTCCCACAACAAGTACTTGCAGCCTGGTTTCAATCAGTCACCAGCCGCACGGCGGGCTTTAATACGATCGACATTTCCAAAATGACCACTGCCGGGTTATTTGTGACGATTGCGCTAATGTTAGTCGGGGGTAGTCCTGGCGGCACGGCAGGAGGTATTAAAACCACCACAGCGCGGTTATTGGCAAGCTGTACTTACGCAATCCTCCGAGGCAAAGAATCGGTAATCCTCTATCGTCGTCAGGTACCCAACTCGCTGCTATTAAAAGCAATTGCTGTCACCTTTGGCTCGCTACTAACAGTTGTGTTTGCCACGATGGCAATTGCCCTGGCAGATCCGAAACTAGATTTTATTCGCATTCTCTTTGAAGTAGTTTCCGCTTTTGCCACAGTCGGACTTTCGACCGGGATTACCGCAGGACTGACACCATTTAGTAAGCTAGTATTAATCGCTACGATGTATATCGGGCGAGTCGGAATTTTGCTGCTAATTGCCGCACTCCTGGGAGATCCGCGCACCACTACCGTTAAGTACCCTGAAGAATCACTATTAGTTGGTTAA
- a CDS encoding fasciclin domain-containing protein, with protein MPNIVEIAVSNDNFKTLVAAVQAAGLVEALQSPGPFTVFAPVDAAFAALPPGTVQTLVQNPPQLARILKFHVVAGKFTQADLAKLGKVDSLEGSPISIDCSDGFEVKNSTVIAADIEADNGIIHVIDRVILMG; from the coding sequence ATGCCAAATATTGTAGAAATTGCAGTTAGTAACGATAACTTTAAAACCCTCGTCGCTGCCGTCCAAGCAGCCGGATTAGTCGAAGCATTACAATCACCTGGGCCATTTACCGTATTTGCCCCCGTCGATGCTGCCTTTGCGGCATTACCCCCTGGTACAGTCCAAACTTTAGTCCAAAACCCACCCCAACTAGCCCGCATCCTCAAATTTCATGTAGTAGCAGGAAAGTTTACCCAAGCCGACCTCGCTAAACTCGGAAAGGTAGACTCGCTCGAAGGTTCGCCAATTTCGATCGATTGTAGTGATGGCTTCGAGGTCAAAAACTCAACGGTCATCGCCGCAGATATTGAAGCCGACAATGGAATTATTCATGTTATCGATCGAGTAATATTAATGGGGTAG
- a CDS encoding GNAT family N-acetyltransferase — protein sequence MTIDTSTIEVIEADLTVAEHALAVITLMDEYASDPMGGSRGLSDYVKTHLISELTKRKTSYVILAFVERKPAGLIICFEGFSTFACQPLLNIHDAIVSLPYRGLGLSKLMLQFAEQIAVDLGCCKLTLEVLEHNYIAQKAYRSFGFEGYALNPQLGKALFWEKKL from the coding sequence ATGACGATAGATACATCCACGATCGAAGTAATTGAAGCAGATTTAACTGTTGCCGAACACGCTCTGGCTGTCATAACATTGATGGATGAATACGCAAGCGACCCGATGGGTGGCAGTAGGGGATTGTCTGATTATGTAAAAACTCATCTAATTTCCGAATTAACCAAACGAAAGACTAGTTATGTGATTCTCGCTTTTGTAGAGCGAAAACCAGCCGGATTAATTATTTGTTTTGAAGGATTTTCTACTTTTGCTTGTCAACCGTTATTGAATATTCATGACGCGATCGTCTCGTTGCCGTATAGAGGTTTAGGATTATCTAAATTAATGTTGCAATTTGCCGAACAAATTGCCGTCGATTTAGGCTGTTGCAAACTGACGCTGGAAGTTTTGGAGCATAACTATATCGCTCAAAAAGCATATCGATCGTTTGGATTTGAAGGCTACGCACTCAATCCCCAACTGGGCAAAGCTCTATTTTGGGAGAAAAAGTTGTGA
- a CDS encoding CO2 hydration protein translates to MTATITTQLPPSNHQFADVIHRLEAGGAMLPDTPENLMQIIGLYKAYAVPMDFYWRDLLYIAERVFLNPLPAFKYFLPQEYLDLPNHYAGDTADLRIWQKGSASAHPELLEFMENGRSTKMPKLFHHLLHDRINMEFAEACMQAMYWHRGMGGRFDPYLDTEEYKQNADRAIKAYFKGNPAMLAAYKLFPDMFIEQVRVLSYYSNLGLFWEVMAPVFFEMSDLYDEGKIASVPDAMNFLVNGIFAVAGRPIYHHVYIDGEMFEIIPKSVGFTWLYEAALPYVEAVFYRTAPFRGTKSYNAQAEQVPAEQADFHYGILYADVNPVGSAGIPPTLLMDDMYHFLPQYLLDYYEKHCRGKDDMLVQLGVSFQRSMYCVTSAVIQALRGALLYPLDDTNPKHLEKNRKFFEAQIDRFKRPEARLSDIQSQDYR, encoded by the coding sequence ATGACAGCAACCATCACCACCCAATTACCACCGTCCAACCATCAATTCGCCGACGTCATCCATCGCCTCGAAGCTGGTGGCGCGATGCTCCCAGATACGCCCGAAAACTTGATGCAAATCATCGGCTTATACAAAGCCTACGCCGTCCCGATGGACTTCTACTGGCGCGACTTGCTCTACATCGCCGAACGCGTTTTCCTCAACCCGCTACCCGCCTTTAAATACTTCCTCCCGCAAGAATATTTAGACTTACCCAATCACTATGCAGGCGATACCGCCGACTTGCGGATCTGGCAAAAAGGCTCGGCTTCAGCTCATCCAGAACTACTCGAATTTATGGAAAATGGGCGCAGTACCAAAATGCCCAAACTTTTCCATCACTTATTGCACGATCGGATTAATATGGAGTTTGCCGAAGCCTGTATGCAAGCGATGTACTGGCATCGGGGTATGGGTGGGCGGTTCGATCCTTATCTAGATACCGAAGAATACAAGCAAAATGCGGATCGAGCTATTAAAGCATATTTCAAAGGCAATCCCGCCATGCTGGCGGCGTACAAACTCTTCCCCGATATGTTTATCGAGCAGGTGCGGGTACTGTCCTATTATTCTAATTTAGGACTGTTTTGGGAAGTAATGGCTCCGGTATTTTTTGAAATGAGCGATTTGTATGATGAGGGCAAAATTGCCTCTGTTCCCGATGCGATGAATTTCCTAGTTAATGGCATCTTTGCCGTCGCTGGTAGACCGATTTATCATCACGTTTACATCGATGGGGAAATGTTTGAAATCATCCCCAAATCGGTAGGATTTACCTGGTTGTATGAGGCGGCTTTACCCTATGTCGAAGCCGTATTTTATCGGACTGCACCATTTAGAGGCACTAAATCTTATAATGCTCAAGCCGAGCAAGTGCCCGCAGAACAAGCCGATTTCCACTATGGAATTTTATATGCCGATGTCAATCCCGTCGGTAGTGCTGGCATTCCACCGACATTATTGATGGATGATATGTATCATTTCTTGCCGCAATATCTACTCGATTATTACGAAAAACATTGTCGGGGCAAAGATGATATGTTGGTGCAATTGGGTGTAAGTTTCCAGCGATCGATGTACTGCGTTACTTCGGCAGTAATCCAGGCTTTACGAGGCGCATTACTTTATCCTTTAGACGATACCAATCCCAAACATTTAGAGAAAAATCGTAAATTCTTTGAAGCCCAAATCGACAGGTTTAAGCGTCCTGAAGCTCGGCTCTCAGACATTCAAAGTCAAGATTATCGTTAA
- a CDS encoding NADH-quinone oxidoreductase subunit M gives MLSSIVWLPVLGAILIGILPGFSRSIALAISGLTLAVTIAIAAMFNYQNTGLQFVEHFTWIEPLGLDYQLGIDGLSLPLVILNILLVLLSVQATSKNTERPRLFYALMLLVSTAITGAFLAQNLLLFFLFYELELIPLYLLIAIWGGEKRGYAATKFLIYQALSGIILLAGFLSWAWFTKTGDFNYQSLAATHLPANLQLLFLSIIVLGFGIKMPLVPFHTWLPDAYVEASTPVSMLLGGIVSKLGTYGLIRFGLGLFPDAWVIVAPWLALISVVTAVYGSLIAIAQTDIKKTIAYSSVAHLSYVLLATAAGNSLSLLGAVYQMVAHGLILALLFNLVGIMEAKTGSRDLNQLHGLLNPKRGLPFVGAMAILTMMASAGIPGMVGFIGEFLSFQGSYIAFPIATLICLASTGLTSVYFIIIINRTLFGKLAEDLTYLPKVAGYERIPAIVLATLIILLGIQPNIIISHTQISTDAIVASLPQAGTQIAEIEISK, from the coding sequence ATGTTAAGTTCTATTGTCTGGCTGCCCGTTTTGGGTGCGATTTTAATTGGAATTTTACCTGGATTTAGTCGTTCGATCGCCTTGGCTATTTCGGGCTTGACTTTAGCAGTCACGATCGCGATCGCAGCGATGTTTAACTATCAAAATACTGGATTACAATTTGTCGAGCATTTCACTTGGATCGAGCCGTTGGGCTTAGATTATCAGTTGGGTATCGATGGTTTATCTTTACCGCTGGTCATCCTCAATATTTTACTAGTTTTACTATCCGTACAAGCAACTAGCAAAAATACCGAACGCCCTCGATTATTTTATGCCTTAATGCTATTAGTCAGCACGGCAATTACTGGCGCATTTCTCGCTCAGAATTTACTATTATTCTTCTTGTTTTATGAGTTGGAGCTAATTCCACTCTACTTATTGATTGCCATTTGGGGCGGCGAGAAGCGCGGCTACGCGGCAACCAAATTTCTGATTTATCAGGCATTATCGGGCATTATCTTACTTGCAGGTTTCTTAAGCTGGGCGTGGTTTACCAAAACTGGTGACTTTAATTATCAGTCATTAGCAGCAACTCATTTACCTGCCAATCTACAACTCTTATTCCTAAGTATTATCGTCCTCGGTTTTGGCATTAAAATGCCGCTGGTGCCCTTTCATACATGGCTGCCCGATGCCTATGTCGAGGCATCGACACCCGTTTCGATGTTGTTAGGTGGCATTGTCTCCAAGTTGGGTACTTATGGACTGATCCGCTTTGGTTTGGGTTTATTTCCCGATGCGTGGGTAATTGTCGCGCCGTGGTTAGCTCTGATTTCGGTAGTTACTGCCGTATATGGTAGCCTGATCGCGATCGCGCAAACCGATATCAAGAAAACAATCGCGTATAGTTCTGTCGCTCACTTGAGTTATGTACTCCTCGCCACCGCCGCTGGCAATTCTTTGAGCCTGCTGGGTGCCGTTTATCAAATGGTCGCACATGGTTTGATTTTGGCTCTATTATTCAACCTCGTCGGTATCATGGAAGCCAAAACTGGCTCGCGCGATCTCAACCAACTCCACGGCTTGCTCAATCCCAAACGGGGCTTACCTTTTGTCGGAGCTATGGCGATTTTAACCATGATGGCAAGTGCGGGTATTCCAGGAATGGTAGGCTTTATCGGCGAATTTCTCTCCTTCCAGGGTAGCTACATCGCTTTCCCAATTGCGACACTGATCTGTTTGGCGAGTACGGGTTTGACATCTGTCTACTTCATCATCATCATCAATCGCACCCTGTTTGGCAAATTAGCTGAAGATCTCACATATTTACCCAAAGTGGCAGGTTACGAACGCATTCCCGCGATCGTACTTGCTACGCTGATTATCTTACTCGGCATCCAACCAAACATCATTATCTCTCACACCCAAATTTCCACCGACGCCATCGTCGCTAGTCTCCCTCAAGCAGGTACCCAAATCGCTGAAATAGAAATTAGCAAATAA
- a CDS encoding carbonic anhydrase yields MKGKIINSVSRRNLFKFGATAVGSGLITSKLGLNLFDAPAADAKQRLTPDLAVAELLQGNKRFSSQKINQPNRGSFRLREVASGQKPFAAILGCADSRVPAEIVFDQGLGDLFVVRVAGNVATPEEIGSLEYGTLVLGAKVILVLGHQKCGAVKAAMDNQPVPGQIGSVLKHIKTLKVASTNESGDLLRATTIANIKNQIATLKASPVVTDLINSGKLKIIGGFYSLDTGIVTQVA; encoded by the coding sequence ATGAAAGGAAAAATCATTAACTCTGTATCTCGTCGCAATTTGTTTAAATTCGGTGCTACTGCTGTGGGTAGTGGTTTAATTACTAGTAAATTGGGACTAAACTTATTCGATGCTCCAGCCGCAGATGCGAAACAAAGGTTAACACCCGATTTAGCTGTTGCTGAATTATTGCAAGGTAATAAACGATTTTCTAGTCAAAAAATAAACCAACCCAATCGGGGTTCTTTTCGGTTGCGAGAAGTTGCTAGCGGTCAGAAACCATTTGCCGCAATTTTAGGTTGTGCTGATTCGCGCGTCCCCGCCGAGATCGTTTTCGACCAAGGATTGGGCGATTTATTTGTAGTTAGGGTGGCGGGTAATGTAGCTACACCAGAAGAAATTGGTAGTCTAGAATACGGTACTTTAGTATTGGGCGCAAAAGTAATTTTAGTATTAGGACATCAGAAATGTGGTGCTGTGAAGGCAGCAATGGATAACCAACCAGTTCCCGGACAAATTGGTAGTGTTCTCAAGCACATTAAAACCTTGAAAGTTGCTAGCACAAATGAATCAGGCGATCTATTAAGGGCGACGACTATTGCTAATATCAAAAATCAAATTGCTACGCTCAAAGCTTCGCCTGTAGTAACTGATTTAATTAATAGCGGCAAGCTCAAAATTATCGGTGGTTTTTATAGTCTTGATACTGGAATTGTTACCCAAGTTGCTTAA